A genomic window from Gossypium hirsutum isolate 1008001.06 chromosome D12, Gossypium_hirsutum_v2.1, whole genome shotgun sequence includes:
- the LOC107945314 gene encoding nuclear pore complex protein NUP58: MSSFFATPQPQQSPPLFQPQQQPFQQSYSPFYQSQQQQQQQQQQQQPQLQFPQQQQQQQQQQQQQQPLFLFTNDKTPASYSTKWADLHPDSQKFLLQIEERILEYRDESQRLDQCTRLYDSSVSNEGFELDASHIVQELGGISTAMERQKALLQELMSTVKDMLRNTEVAVRSFMMLRPRFVHSNTGGASNATAPSQAPGPTTTPGSGAQPTAATMVPVFDFYHGLPKKPSPFLQYTVARFEKYLGECRQWIDELEQLLLLNSDRNSINHASSLLQSLPKVMSNVHDFFVHVAAKVESIHQYIESMKTAYLADHRHRGDVNDPFLEADRRETAKQEAAAKRVHPTLHLPANSQPSTQVAGLFASSAAPAAASAPQTSAATSAASSGGGLSLFSTPSSTPASSMPSSLFATPTTGASIQTSLFSSSSRSLLGSASTPSLFASTVPAFGSTASAGGSLFSTPFASGAPTGSGASFGAASKSSRPKSRTARR; this comes from the exons ATGTCCTCGTTCTTTGCAACTCCACAACCCCAACAATCTCCGCCATTGTTTCAGCCCCAACAACAACCTTTCCAGCAAAGCTACAGCCCTTTTTATCAATcccagcagcagcagcagcagcaacaacaacaacagcaacCACAGTTGCAGTTTCcacaacagcagcagcagcaacaacaacaacagcagcagcaacaacccctttttctttttactaATGACAAGACTCCTGCTAGTTACAGCACCAAATGGGCTGATCTCCATCCTGATTCTCAAAAATTTCTGCTTCAAATTGA GGAAAGGATATTGGAGTATAGGGATGAAAGCCAAAGGTTAGACCAGTGTACTCGCCTTTATGATTCTTCGGTTTCCAATGAAGGCTTCGAGCTTGATGCCAGCCACATTGTTCAG GAACTCGGAGGAATCAGTACTGCCATGGAGAGGCAGAAAGCTTTGCTGCAGGAATTGATGAGTACTGTGAAAGATATGTTAAGGAACACAGAGGTTGCTGTTCGTTCTTTCATGATGCTTCGGCCACGGTTTGTTCATTCAAACACAGGAGGTGCTTCAAATGCCACTGCACCATCCCAGGCTCCAGGGCCAACAACAACACCAGGTTCTGGTGCTCAACCAACTGCTGCAACCATGGTACCAGTTTTTGATTTTTACCATGGGCTTCCAAAGAAGCCTTCTCCCTTTCTACAGTATACAGTTGCTAGATTTGAGAAGTATTTGGGTGAGTGCCGCCAGTGGATTGATGAGTTGGAACAACTTCTCCTTTTGAATTCTGATAGAAACTCTATCAATCACGCATCCTCTTTGTTGCAATCTCTTCCAAAAGTCATGTCCAATGTGCATGACTTTTTTGTTCATGTGGCTGCCAAG GTGGAGAGCATTCATCAATATATTGAATCGATGAAAACAGCTTATCTTGCTGATCACCGTCACAGAGGAGATGTTAATGATCCTTTTCTTGAGGCTGATAGGAGAGAAACTGCCAAACAAGAAGCTGCTGCTAAGAGGGTACATCCAACCTTGCATTTACCTGCAAATTCACAACCATCAACTCAAGTTGCTGGCTTGTTTGCCAGCTCAGCAGCTCCTGCTGCAGCCTCTGCCCCACAGACTTCTGCAGCGACATCAGCAGCTTCCTCGGGAGGTGGATTGTCTCTTTTTAGTACACCGTCCTCTACTCCTGCTTCTTCCATGCCATCTTCTCTGTTTGCAACTCCAACTACCGGTGCTTCCATCCAAACATCCCTTTTCAGTTCCTCATCGAGATCTCTCCTAGGATCTGCATCCACTCCCTCTCTTTTTGCTAGTACCGTACCAGCTTTCGGCTCTACTGCATCTGCTGGAGGTTCACTTTTTTCAACACCATTTGCATCTG GTGCTCCAACAGGGTCTGGTGCTAGCTTCGGGGCTGCATCT AAATCATCAAGGCCAAAATCTCGGACTGCCCGGCGTTAG
- the LOC107945312 gene encoding pentatricopeptide repeat-containing protein At3g50420 — protein MLPSYESCYLASLVQKCSSITTLKKARQLHAFLLTTSTTCLHSPSPYLHNNLVSMYSRCNSLSDAKKVFDKTPHRNVVSYNALISAYSRSLNHANLAFGLVSQMGFECLRPNGATFTSLLQAASFVQDRLIGSSLHALLLKSGFLGDVCVQTSLLGMYSNCGDLVSANEVFAGIDGKDVSWNSTIFGYLRNDKIKEVLALFFDMMKFGVFPTPFTYSMVLNACGKLGNYECGKVIHARVVVSNIVVDLPLENALLDMYCNCGDIEMGLKVFSRIQNFDLVSWNSMLAGLAEHGDGIRAMELFVELKGMYFLKPDEYTFAAVISATSALLASDYGKPLHGQITKSGLESSVFVGTALVSMYFRNGGSESAQKVFSMILKKDVMVWTEMIMGYSRLADGESAIRLLVEMCQMWYKIDSFVLSGVLSACADLAMLKQGEMIHSQAIKSGYDVEMSVCGSLIDMYAKNGNLKAAQSIFSLVSNPDLKCWNAMLGAYSLHGMAENALKLFDKILKHELRPDQVTFLSLLSACSHSGLVERGKLLWGYMKESGCPAGPKHYSCMVSLLCRAGLLDKAEKIIIESPYSEDNLELWRTLLSSCVTFRNLEKGVHAANQVLTVDSRDSGTHILLSNLYAATESWQDVAEMRRKMRGLMLEKDPGLSWIEDKNNIHMFTSGDQLHPRVYDAEAELHRLQGNMKRSVTYDFLSCF, from the coding sequence ATGCTACCGTCATACGAAAGCTGCTATCTAGCGTCCCTCGTACAAAAATGCAGCTCCATAACAACACTCAAAAAAGCGCGTCAACTCCACGCTTTCCTACTGACCACCTCCACAACATGCCTCCATTCCCCGTCTCCCTACCTCCACAACAACCTTGTATCTATGTACTCTCGATGCAACTCCCTTTCAGATGCCAAGAAAGTGTTCGATAAAACTCCCCATAGAAATGTAGTTTCATACAATGCGCTCATTTCCGCGTATTCTCGATCTTTAAACCATGCTAATTTAGCCTTTGGATTGGTTTCCCAGATGGGTTTTGAGTGTTTAAGGCCTAATGGTGCCACATTCACGAGCTTGTTACAAGCTGCTTCATTTGTTCAGGATAGATTGATTGGTTCGTcgctacatgctcttcttctgaAGTCTGGATTTCTAGGTGATGTTTGTGTTCAAACTTCGCTACTTGGGATGTACTCGAATTGTGGGGATTTGGTATCTGCTAATGAAGTTTTTGCTGGCATAGATGGCAAGGATGTCTCTTGGAATTCTACAATATTTGGATACTTGAGGAATGATAAGATAAAGGAAGTGCTGGCTCTCTTTTTTGATATGATGAAGTTTGGGGTTTTTCCAACTCCATTTACCTATTCCATGGTGTTAAATGCTTGCGGTAAGTTGGGAAATTATGAGTGTGGGAAAGTTATCCATGCCCGAGTTGTTGTTTCTAATATAGTAGTTGATTTACCTTTGGAAAATGCCTTGCTTGACATGTATTGCAATTGTGGTGATATTGAAATGGGGTTGAAGGTTTTTAGCAGGATTCAAAACtttgatttggtttcttggaATTCAATGCTCGCGGGATTGGCAGAGCATGGAGATGGCATAAGAGCCATGGAGCTGTTTGTTGAGTTGAAGGGAATGTATTTTCTTAAGCCTGATGAATACACTTTTGCTGCTGTCATTTCTGCAACTAGTGCACTCTTGGCATCTGATTATGGGAAGCCCCTGCATGGTCAAATTACAAAATCAGGGTTGGAAAGTAGTGTTTTTGTAGGAACTGCCCTTGTGTCCATGTATTTCAGAAATGGTGGTAGTGAATCTGCTCAGAAGGTTTTTAGTATGATCTTGAAGAAAGATGTGATGGTTTGGACTGAAATGATTATGGGTTATTCTAGATTGGCTGATGGGGAGAGTGCTATTAGACTGTTGGTTGAAATGTGTCAAATGTGGTACAAAATTGATAGCTTTGTTCTCAGTGGAGTATTAAGTGCTTGTGCTGACCTTGCAATGCTAAAACAAGGTGAGATGATTCATTCTCAGGCTATAAAATCTGGATATGATGTTGAAATGTCTGTTTGTGGTAGTCTGATTGACATGTATGCCAAAAATGGAAACCTTAAAGCTGCTCAATCCATATTTTCATTGGTTTCTAACCCTGATTTAAAGTGTTGGAATGCAATGCTTGGGGCATATAGCCTACATGGAATGGCAGAAAATGCACTGAAGCTATTCGACAAGATTCTAAAACATGAACTAAGACCAGATCAAGTAACATTTTTGTCTCTACTATCTGCTTGTAGCCACAGTGGCTTGGTTGAGAGAGGAAAGTTATTATGGGGTTATATGAAGGAAAGTGGTTGCCCTGCAGGACCCAAGCATtattcttgcatggtgagtttgCTTTGTCGAGCCGGATTATTGGACAAGGCAGAGAAGATAATTATAGAATCACCATATAGTGAAGATAATTTGGAACTCTGGAGAACATTGCTAAGCTCTTGTGTCACTTTTAGAAACCTGGAAAAAGGAGTTCATGCAGCGAATCAGGTTTTAACGGTTGATTCAAGAGATAGTGGAACCCATATCTTGCTTTCAAATCTTTATGCTGCAACAGAGAGTTGGCAAGATGTTGCAGAAATGAGGAGAAAGATGAGAGGCTTGATGTTGGAAAAGGATCCTGGGCTAAGCTGGATTGAAGATAAGAACAATATTCACATGTTCACGTCTGGAGATCAATTGCATCCCCGGGTTTACGATGCAGAAGCTGAACTCCATAGGTTGCAAGGGAACATGAAAAGATCAGTAACATACGATTTCCTTTCATGTTTCTAG
- the LOC107945313 gene encoding uncharacterized protein — MGKKMSSPSLTESQFIRICRLINDSLHPFTVSENLSFSKQEEKNLLLILSQVSNETRRLIPSADTSSPLNPNSQNHHCLSKSISHLIPLLNLESLYIQHLAGNVLVTFSEFLASSVKTWEFFIHSLSICLELSISNISSCSFEPSITGAGGSGSDLLNLVGLFKPKLKNTSLFTVAGIIRTLRNILKFLKEECDDELVLVLLNSISFFISNVPWDSMDEIFGGNGGEDDERNALFLGNFIQLLSSFVDQISFAEGLDNSLDKNVILSKIINLVPKLLYWSLRKEGKCVNTCISRYFSHKLLVLMIRLSLQIPLDFLVLVSWLQLLHSYFEDLLYQPLTDVMNQDDYLEDSPFMLSNFDGEVHSMHSRHLQRQAIFLFLRCSFSLINLGKATRKHYSSATVKSSIDVDAISEQSCGREKGLLEIYAWLSGHVVVDKLVAHEMYREKSINFSFSLLKLYTHEDDILFKFLLELLSLQACEEQKFHKERLAPQDEMEDVLFHVSYIFNPIRLFHLFLAELHYDHQVLLDYLISKDTGISCAEYLLRCFRIVCDSWQTFMEFSVYGKLSNQLSSKRRKILSESSNFKIEPSSGPVKTIPLSLEKKFNGNLEYRHMKQMYELAKGCLLSLKKSVENLHLKNLFPYNPEVLLKRLERFQELCFKH, encoded by the exons ATGGGTAAAAAAATGTCTTCACCGTCGCTCACTGAGTCTCAATTTATTCGTATCTGCCGTCTGATCAACGATTCTCTCCATCCTTTCACC GTATCAGAGAATTTGTCTTTCAGCAAACAAGAAGAGAAAAACCTTCTTCTCATTCTCTCTCAG GTCTCAAATGAAACTCGCCGCTTGATTCCGTCGGCTGACACCTCTTCTCCATTAAACCCAAACTCACAAAACCACCATTGTTTATCCAAATCAATATCTCACCTg ATTCCTTTGTTAAATCTGGAAAGCCTATACATTCAACATTTAGCTGGCAATGTGCTCGTTACCTTCTCTGAATTTCTAGCCTCATCC GTAAAAACCTGGGAATTTTTTATCCATTCGCTCTCTATATGCTTAGAATTATCAATCTCGAACATATCTTCGTGTTCTTTTGAACCTTCAATAACTGGAGCTGGAGGTTCTGGTTCTGACTTATTGAATCTTGTAGGTTTATTTAAGCCTAAGTTGAAAAATACCAGCTTGTTTACAGTAGCTGGAATTATCCGCACGTTAAGAAATATACTGAAGTTTTTGAAGGAAGAGTGTGATGATGAGCTTGTTCTTGTGCTTTTAAATTCGATAAGCTTTTTCATTTCGAATGTGCCTTGGGATTCAATGGACGAGATCTTTGGTGGAAATGGTGGTGAAGATGATGAACGGAATGCTTTGTTCTTGGGGAATTTTATTCAGCTACTATCTTCATTTGTTGACCAAATTAGTTTTGCGGAAGGGTTAGACAATTCCCTAGATAAGAATGTGATTCTTTCCAAAATTATCAACCTTGTGCCTAAACTTCTATATTGGTCCCTTCGCAAGGAAGGCAAGTGTGTCAACACATGCATCTCTCGCTACTTCAGCCACAAATTATTG GTTTTGATGATCAGACTTAGTTTACAAATACCCCTAGATTTTTTGGTTCTTGTTTCCTGGTTGCAGCTTCTCCATAGTTACTTTGAAGACCTTTTATATCAACCTTTAACTGATGTCATGAATCAGGATGATTATCTAGAGGACTCTCCTTTtatgttaagtaattttgatggaGAAGTACATAGCATGCACTCTCGCCATTTACAAAGACAggccatttttcttttcttgaggTGTTCCTTCAGTTTGATAAATCTTGGAAAAGCCACTAGGAAGCATTATTCTAGTGCAACTGTGAAGTCATCCATAGATGTTGATGCAATTTCGGAGCAGAGTTGTGGTAGAGAGAAAGGTTTATTAGAGATTTATGCATGGCTTTCGGGACATGTTGTGGTTGATAAGCTTGTTGCCCATGAAATGTACAGGGAGAAGTCCATAAACTTTTCATTTTCCCTCCTCAAACTGTATACGCATGAG GATGACATATTATTCAAATTTCTCTTGGAACTGCTTTCTCTGCAAGCCTGCGAAGAACAAAA ATTTCACAAAGAAAGACTGGCACCTCAAGATGAGATGGAAGATGTTCTTTTTCatgtttcatatatttttaatccCATACGCCTGTTTCATCTCTTCCTTGCAGAG TTGCACTATGATCATCAAGTTCTTCTTGATTATCTTATCTCGAAAGACACAGGAATTAGCTGTGCAGAGTATCTCTTAAG GTGCTTCCGCATCGTTTGTGATTCATGGCAAACATTTATGGAGTTTTCAGTTTACGGGAAACTAAGTAATCAATTATCTAGCAAGAGAAGAAAAATTTTGTCAGAAAGCTCCAATTTTAAGATAGAGCCGTCATCTGGACCTGTGAAAACGATTCCTTTGTCCCTAGAGAAGAAATTTAATGGTAACCTTGaatatagacacatgaaacaaATGTATGAGCTAGCCAAAGGTTGTTTGCTTTCTCTGAAAAAGTCCGTGGAGAACCTTCACCTGAAGAACTTGTTCCCGTACAACCCAGAAGTTCTTCTTAAACG CCTAGAAAGATTTCAGGAATTGTGCTTTAAACATTAG